In one window of Corynebacterium incognita DNA:
- a CDS encoding oxidoreductase, producing the protein MPRTDLFPALLALDGVADLVESATAAIARVHRRPAGLRKYDVISAESLARGARSTALFLGVASAEDINSATVSGGGVDKLLSAYSVLAPAVDEATVRDFARAPLHLFSRLDVVLGGDGTPAAGAGPRVSGLGALLADAPGHVPGRDALLPVLVHAEIASRELFGERSEALGRVVLRTAAVHTGLDPRGFAVPEPYLLRHKAQYQAALRDFAAGQPGDALRFLLRALVAGAKEADGITQAV; encoded by the coding sequence ATGCCGAGAACCGACCTGTTCCCCGCGTTATTGGCCCTGGATGGGGTGGCGGACCTCGTTGAATCTGCGACCGCCGCTATCGCGCGCGTGCACCGCAGACCTGCTGGTTTGCGGAAATATGACGTCATATCAGCCGAGTCTTTGGCCCGCGGCGCGCGCTCGACGGCGCTGTTTTTGGGCGTGGCATCGGCGGAAGATATCAATTCTGCAACTGTGTCGGGAGGCGGCGTCGACAAGCTCCTGAGTGCTTATTCGGTGCTGGCGCCAGCGGTTGATGAGGCGACCGTGCGCGACTTCGCCCGCGCGCCGCTGCACCTCTTCTCGCGCCTGGATGTGGTCCTCGGTGGCGATGGTACCCCGGCTGCTGGGGCTGGCCCGCGCGTCAGTGGGCTGGGGGCGTTGCTTGCCGACGCCCCCGGGCACGTTCCGGGCCGCGATGCGTTGCTGCCGGTGCTGGTGCACGCAGAGATTGCTTCGCGGGAGTTGTTTGGGGAGCGCAGCGAAGCCCTCGGCCGCGTCGTCTTACGCACCGCGGCCGTGCACACCGGCCTGGATCCGCGCGGCTTCGCGGTACCAGAGCCCTACCTGTTGCGACACAAGGCGCAGTACCAGGCGGCGCTGCGGGACTTTGCCGCCGGTCAGCCTGGTGACGCCCTGCGGTTTCTCCTGCGCGCTCTCGTGGCCGGGGCCAAGGAAGCCGACGGGATTACCCAGGCCGTCTAG
- a CDS encoding HAD family hydrolase, whose protein sequence is MTNRDAAEERARRGGSLVPTHTTAAFFDLDKTIIATSSAFAFGREFLNNGLISPTEALQLSLAKASYMVAGQTSQQMDSTRDQLTDMIRGWSVDEVKDIARETMNSVVTPAIYAEARELIRYHRAAGHEIVIVSASAAPLVELIAEELGIDNVVATELEVVDGRFTGQITRYLKGAEKAAAVLDITASHNIDLGASFAYSDSATDIPMLELVGNPVAVNPDRGLKKHAADHGWDVRAFKNPVPLFVMPGAKEVGIGASVVAGVAACIAGGLWLAQHHGLLKLPKP, encoded by the coding sequence ATGACAAACCGTGATGCAGCCGAGGAGCGCGCCCGCCGGGGTGGCAGCCTCGTGCCTACACACACGACGGCCGCGTTCTTCGATCTGGATAAGACGATCATCGCCACGTCCTCAGCGTTCGCCTTCGGCCGCGAGTTCCTCAACAACGGGCTCATCTCCCCCACCGAGGCCCTGCAGTTGTCTCTGGCCAAGGCCAGCTACATGGTCGCCGGGCAGACCAGCCAACAGATGGACTCCACTCGAGATCAACTCACGGACATGATCCGGGGCTGGTCCGTGGACGAGGTCAAAGACATCGCCCGGGAGACCATGAACTCCGTGGTGACCCCGGCGATCTACGCTGAGGCCCGCGAGCTCATCCGCTACCACCGCGCCGCGGGACACGAAATCGTCATCGTCTCCGCCTCGGCCGCGCCGCTGGTAGAGCTCATCGCCGAGGAACTGGGCATCGACAACGTCGTGGCCACCGAGTTAGAGGTCGTCGATGGCAGGTTCACTGGGCAGATCACCCGCTACCTCAAGGGCGCCGAGAAGGCCGCCGCCGTCCTCGATATCACTGCGTCCCACAACATCGACCTCGGCGCCAGTTTCGCATATTCGGACTCGGCCACAGACATCCCCATGCTCGAGCTCGTCGGTAATCCCGTGGCCGTCAACCCAGACCGCGGTCTCAAGAAGCATGCCGCCGACCACGGCTGGGATGTCCGCGCTTTTAAGAACCCGGTGCCGCTTTTCGTCATGCCGGGAGCCAAAGAGGTGGGCATCGGCGCGAGCGTGGTCGCCGGGGTGGCCGCGTGCATCGCCGGTGGCCTGTGGCTGGCGCAGCACCACGGCCTGCTGAAGCTCCCGAAACCCTAG
- a CDS encoding septum formation initiator, producing MNHNLLTTNSPEGLVLIAVNNTALHAEAEHAAAATGCALVSATDPRLIARHAAQATAVIADAQTAPQLSALAHRHDVFVVAPEPGAGVSFVLPAQSRELLAALGAALRGPEETAPGRGRGRIIAVTGAGGGVGTTTVAAALVATVAEREGGALFVDAVADSGGADLIFGLEDHPGARWPDIQADGGLLDAGDVRAAVPTTTGGVSVLTCERSNIATDALSRTVLDTVLNGARAGEGTTVVDCLRHEIPEQADFVAVVTAAQVRPVGCAAATLAKLRQRGTPAGIILRHRDWSGLEAADVERMTRSDVLAEVGTVARLARAGELGGLPARLPKPLRTACAAILAEAGEPR from the coding sequence ATGAACCACAACCTACTCACCACCAATTCGCCTGAGGGCCTCGTCCTCATCGCGGTGAACAATACGGCCTTGCACGCCGAGGCGGAACACGCCGCGGCCGCTACTGGCTGCGCGCTGGTCTCCGCCACGGACCCGCGCCTCATCGCGCGCCACGCGGCGCAGGCCACCGCGGTCATTGCAGACGCGCAGACCGCGCCGCAGCTCAGCGCACTCGCACACCGCCACGACGTCTTTGTGGTGGCACCGGAACCAGGCGCCGGGGTCTCTTTCGTGCTTCCCGCCCAATCCCGCGAGCTGCTCGCGGCGCTCGGCGCAGCGCTGCGGGGACCTGAAGAGACTGCGCCGGGCCGCGGTCGCGGGCGCATCATCGCAGTCACCGGCGCCGGCGGTGGGGTGGGAACCACCACGGTGGCCGCCGCGCTGGTTGCCACCGTCGCGGAACGAGAAGGCGGCGCGTTGTTCGTCGACGCTGTGGCCGATTCCGGCGGAGCGGACCTGATTTTCGGGCTAGAGGACCACCCCGGCGCGCGCTGGCCAGACATCCAGGCCGATGGCGGCCTATTGGACGCCGGGGACGTGCGCGCCGCAGTGCCGACCACCACCGGGGGAGTGTCCGTGCTCACCTGCGAGCGCAGCAATATCGCCACCGACGCGCTGTCGCGGACGGTGCTGGACACCGTGCTCAACGGCGCCCGGGCAGGAGAGGGCACCACCGTCGTGGATTGCCTGCGCCACGAGATTCCCGAGCAGGCGGATTTCGTCGCGGTCGTCACCGCGGCCCAAGTGAGACCAGTGGGGTGCGCCGCTGCAACCTTGGCGAAGCTGCGACAACGCGGCACTCCTGCGGGGATCATTCTGCGCCACCGCGATTGGTCGGGGTTAGAGGCTGCCGACGTCGAGCGCATGACGCGCTCGGACGTGCTCGCGGAGGTGGGCACTGTGGCCCGACTCGCGCGCGCTGGGGAACTCGGCGGGTTACCTGCCCGGCTGCCCAAGCCTCTGCGCACGGCGTGCGCCGCGATCCTTGCGGAAGCGGGTGAACCACGATGA
- a CDS encoding TadA family conjugal transfer-associated ATPase, which produces MTDNTLEVLQDEIAHHPDLAQDPAALVRRIREHAGVISDVAVMDLLRRLRNETTGLGALETLLARPGVTDVVVNGPGAVFVDSGQGLQPVEVNLGDEEQVRRLATRLIIASGQRLDDAQPFADGRLHRDDGTSLRIHALLAPPAENGTCLSIRVLRQATTSLPDLVAGGTIPADIAELLRAMVAQRVSFVVIGGTGSGKTTLLSALLAQVPATERIVVIEDTAELKPQHPHVVTMVARRANAEGTGDITMSALLQQSLRMRPDRIVVGEIRGGEVVDLLAALNTGHDGGAGTLHANSIAEVPARMEALAALGGMGRDALHSQLAAAVDVVLCMKRDASGQRRLQQVGLLQGNPVSATVVWSADGGPQEGFEAFTERLGMGAAPRHALRDSETSEWDYPFYDEVVAGHAD; this is translated from the coding sequence ATGACTGATAACACCCTCGAGGTGCTGCAAGATGAGATCGCGCACCACCCCGATTTAGCGCAGGACCCAGCCGCGCTCGTGCGCCGCATCCGCGAACACGCGGGCGTTATTAGCGACGTGGCGGTCATGGACCTGCTGCGCCGCCTGCGCAACGAAACCACCGGGCTCGGAGCGCTCGAGACCTTGCTGGCGCGCCCCGGCGTCACAGACGTCGTAGTCAATGGGCCCGGCGCGGTGTTCGTGGACTCTGGCCAGGGTTTGCAACCGGTGGAGGTGAATCTCGGCGATGAGGAGCAGGTGCGTCGCCTCGCCACGCGGCTCATCATCGCCAGCGGGCAGCGCCTTGACGACGCACAGCCCTTCGCCGACGGGCGCCTGCATCGCGACGACGGCACCAGCCTGCGCATCCACGCGTTGTTGGCACCACCGGCGGAAAACGGCACGTGCTTGAGCATCCGCGTGCTGCGCCAGGCCACTACGTCACTGCCCGACCTGGTGGCCGGCGGTACCATCCCCGCGGATATCGCGGAGCTGTTGCGCGCCATGGTCGCCCAGCGCGTGTCATTTGTGGTGATTGGGGGTACTGGCTCGGGCAAGACGACGCTGCTGTCCGCGCTGCTGGCGCAGGTGCCTGCCACGGAGCGCATCGTGGTCATTGAAGACACTGCGGAGCTCAAGCCCCAGCACCCGCACGTAGTCACGATGGTCGCCCGGCGCGCGAACGCCGAGGGAACGGGCGACATCACTATGTCAGCGCTGCTGCAGCAATCCCTGCGCATGCGCCCGGATCGCATCGTGGTGGGCGAAATCCGCGGCGGCGAGGTCGTGGACCTGCTGGCCGCGCTCAACACCGGCCATGACGGCGGCGCGGGTACCTTGCACGCCAACTCGATCGCGGAGGTTCCTGCCCGGATGGAGGCCCTCGCCGCGCTTGGCGGCATGGGCCGGGACGCCCTCCACTCGCAGCTTGCTGCCGCCGTGGACGTGGTGCTATGCATGAAACGCGACGCCAGCGGGCAGCGTCGCCTCCAGCAGGTGGGGCTCTTACAAGGTAATCCCGTGTCCGCCACCGTGGTGTGGTCCGCGGACGGCGGCCCGCAGGAAGGCTTCGAGGCATTCACAGAGCGTCTCGGTATGGGCGCTGCACCCCGCCACGCGCTGCGCGACAGCGAGACATCAGAGTGGGACTACCCCTTCTACGACGAGGTGGTGGCGGGCCATGCTGACTGA
- a CDS encoding type II secretion system F family protein: MLTDASLSLLLLAGAVCAAGRPPRTRPRGRSLPPKVLVAGVAAVGGAALLLSIGTVTTAVAGAVVLATAARAVQRARQARRLKKESEAMAHYYGAVVADVRAGSPLPRALAYALDDTIPESLQGRLRAVMAAANNGRQPALPESRDTDPTAVLVRMWAIGARYGIPLAGLLEQAQARLDTRRRHAASITASLQGPHATAVVLTLLPGAGIGMGTLMGAAPLEFLLGGGLGGVLLVVGVCLSCGGFVWSSAIISGAAKGAA, translated from the coding sequence ATGCTGACTGATGCGAGCCTCTCGTTGCTGCTGCTCGCCGGGGCCGTGTGTGCTGCGGGGCGGCCCCCGCGTACCCGCCCGCGCGGTCGCAGTCTGCCGCCCAAGGTGCTGGTTGCGGGCGTGGCCGCTGTGGGAGGCGCCGCGCTGCTGCTGTCCATCGGGACGGTCACTACCGCCGTGGCCGGGGCTGTCGTGCTCGCCACGGCGGCGCGCGCGGTGCAACGCGCCCGGCAGGCGCGCCGACTCAAGAAAGAATCCGAGGCGATGGCGCACTACTACGGTGCGGTCGTCGCGGATGTCCGGGCCGGATCACCCCTCCCGCGTGCCCTGGCTTACGCGCTCGATGACACCATCCCGGAATCACTACAAGGGAGGCTGCGTGCAGTGATGGCAGCGGCGAATAACGGCAGGCAACCCGCGCTGCCGGAATCTCGTGATACCGATCCCACCGCGGTACTCGTGCGCATGTGGGCTATTGGCGCGCGCTATGGCATCCCGCTCGCGGGCCTGCTGGAACAAGCACAGGCGCGGCTGGACACGCGACGTCGTCACGCAGCCTCCATCACCGCCAGCCTGCAGGGCCCGCACGCCACGGCCGTGGTGCTCACCTTGCTGCCCGGAGCCGGGATTGGAATGGGCACGCTCATGGGAGCCGCGCCCCTGGAGTTCTTGCTCGGCGGCGGACTGGGCGGCGTCTTGTTGGTGGTGGGCGTGTGTCTCAGCTGCGGGGGATTCGTGTGGTCGTCCGCGATCATCTCCGGCGCCGCGAAGGGAGCGGCGTGA
- a CDS encoding type II secretion system F family protein: MVALLLLAGALVVAGCAPRERLGQSPRDGPHPSFPTAETSPATGSPPRSWWRGTPPAIDAVQVAADIDLFAACLSSGLSTHAAAEAVASVAGPDTRRYWSETASLLGVGARADRAWGGMKNVAGLAEIARLVVRTEDSGAAIAAGCARLTDTLREDAQAQATARAERAGVLISLPLAVCFLPAFIILGLVPIVISVGSQML, from the coding sequence ATGGTGGCATTGCTGTTGTTGGCCGGGGCGCTGGTGGTCGCCGGATGCGCGCCTCGGGAGCGGTTGGGACAGTCTCCGCGGGACGGGCCCCACCCCTCATTCCCGACCGCGGAGACATCGCCGGCCACCGGGAGTCCTCCTCGCTCCTGGTGGCGCGGCACCCCACCTGCCATCGACGCGGTGCAGGTGGCCGCGGACATCGATTTGTTTGCGGCGTGTTTGAGTTCGGGACTGTCCACCCACGCTGCGGCGGAGGCCGTGGCGAGCGTGGCGGGACCGGATACCCGACGCTACTGGTCTGAGACTGCCTCCCTGCTGGGGGTCGGGGCGCGGGCCGACAGGGCGTGGGGAGGAATGAAGAACGTCGCCGGGCTCGCAGAGATAGCTCGCCTGGTGGTGCGCACGGAAGATTCCGGCGCGGCCATCGCGGCCGGGTGTGCGCGCCTGACAGACACACTCCGCGAGGATGCGCAGGCGCAGGCAACGGCGCGTGCGGAGCGCGCCGGGGTCCTCATCTCACTGCCGCTGGCGGTGTGCTTCCTGCCGGCGTTCATCATCCTGGGCCTGGTGCCCATCGTTATCAGTGTGGGCTCACAGATGCTGTGA
- a CDS encoding DUF4244 domain-containing protein: MNTQLINLLSRAQASVDNDNGMSTIEYAMGSLAAAALAAVLYMVINGGNVSEAMESIISDALSNTPG, from the coding sequence ATGAACACCCAACTCATCAACCTCCTGTCCCGCGCCCAGGCGAGCGTGGACAACGACAACGGCATGTCCACCATCGAATACGCCATGGGATCACTAGCGGCAGCAGCGCTAGCGGCGGTGCTCTACATGGTCATCAACGGCGGCAACGTCTCTGAGGCGATGGAGTCTATCATCAGCGACGCCCTGTCCAACACCCCGGGCTAA
- a CDS encoding Rv3654c family TadE-like protein, whose protein sequence is MRRWQRVRRTISYDDGYATIAALGIIVAVVAVALAVTAIFSRVAARHEAQVAADLAAVAAATALAHGDSDPCAVARDVATHNGGSVAACTPEGEDVVVHAQVRGVEVTARAGPI, encoded by the coding sequence ATGAGACGCTGGCAGCGGGTGCGTCGCACAATTTCATATGACGACGGTTACGCCACCATCGCGGCGTTGGGGATCATCGTGGCGGTCGTCGCCGTGGCGCTAGCGGTCACCGCGATATTCTCCCGCGTCGCCGCGCGGCACGAAGCCCAAGTTGCCGCGGATCTTGCCGCCGTGGCAGCGGCCACCGCGCTCGCTCATGGCGACAGCGATCCCTGCGCCGTGGCCCGGGACGTCGCCACGCACAACGGCGGGAGCGTCGCCGCCTGCACCCCGGAGGGCGAGGACGTCGTGGTACACGCGCAGGTGCGCGGGGTGGAGGTCACTGCCCGTGCCGGGCCAATCTAG